A part of Melittangium boletus DSM 14713 genomic DNA contains:
- a CDS encoding polymer-forming cytoskeletal protein, with protein sequence MSSSIVHSFLAVLLLAMPALAEDRGGAALHDSTCSISVKKGDLVSRGVKLLVEGDQRTHDAVALDGDVVVRAGATVKDVVAMRGNVTVEAGARVLGKVAALGGDVQVAEGAILEGEVSALGGRVHAAPGATLLGEKNELSLQVNGEDPIQLFMGQLFSGKGFAHCTLRITAD encoded by the coding sequence ATGTCGTCTTCGATCGTGCATTCCTTCCTCGCGGTCCTCCTACTCGCCATGCCCGCCCTGGCGGAAGACCGGGGAGGCGCCGCGTTGCATGACTCCACCTGCTCCATCAGCGTCAAGAAGGGGGATCTGGTCTCCCGGGGAGTGAAGCTGCTGGTCGAGGGAGACCAGCGGACGCACGACGCGGTGGCGCTGGATGGAGACGTGGTGGTGCGAGCGGGTGCCACGGTGAAGGACGTGGTGGCGATGCGGGGCAACGTCACCGTGGAGGCGGGCGCCCGGGTGCTGGGAAAGGTGGCCGCGCTCGGGGGCGATGTCCAGGTCGCCGAGGGCGCGATCCTCGAAGGAGAGGTGTCCGCCCTGGGTGGACGGGTTCACGCCGCTCCGGGCGCGACGCTGCTCGGCGAGAAGAACGAGCTGTCCCTCCAGGTCAATGGCGAGGATCCCATCCAGCTGTTCATGGGCCAGCTCTTCTCGGGCAAGGGCTTCGCCCACTGCACGCTGCGTATCACCGCGGACTGA